In one window of Helianthus annuus cultivar XRQ/B chromosome 17, HanXRQr2.0-SUNRISE, whole genome shotgun sequence DNA:
- the LOC110923228 gene encoding exocyst complex component EXO70B1: MEDTNPPPSDTSNDLNTKVDGEQTPSVVPQDGTLHEKNIDQFISLLGTDDKSDSSSPPEIVESVQIFVDLFDVKVVEYESGSKRWIQLDENESACFLEFVDRNAKLIKSMSRFHYEENYAVVIDRISSVQERALCILEAEFKSILDDYQTSYDRDQDKDEAKKKELKSSASNVQEAVEPELPDQSDAEHEKDEFLGYSDEMMLVLKKLANGLITGGHVTECSELYFFVRRNATEQNLKNFRFEKFSIDEAQKMQWEPIEKEVSSWMKMFKYFCSSLLPSERRLAEAVFSGHMAMSDNLFGNLTQIVLSYFLSFAEAVMMTKRSAEKLFKFLDVYEAVRDNVPLVEQLLSDEWLPQLKSATSLICTMLGESIYNIFIELELSVKSDVAKTPVPGGAVHPLTRYTMNYLKYACEYSDTLEQVFKEHKRIDRVESVTDLQSSQEHQPQNHQGGNGSPFQSQIAKIMDLLDANLEAKSKLYKDPSLSLIFMMNNGRYILQKTKGTGEMRTLMGDPWVRKRSSDLRNYHTNYKRETWTKLLQCLSHEGLSVNGKVMKPVLKERFKSFNSMFDEIHKSQTTWVVSDEQLQSELRVSISAIVIPAYRSFMGRFSQVFTPGRQTEKYIKYQPEDIENCIEELFDGNAAQLSKKR, encoded by the coding sequence ATGGAGGACACAAATCCACCACCCTCAGACACCTCCAACGATCTCAACACAAAAGTTGACGGAGAACAAACGCCCTCCGTCGTTCCACAAGACGGCACACTCCACGAGAAAAATATAGATCAATTCATTTCTCTTTTAGGTACCGATGACAAATCGGACTCATCTTCGCCACCTGAAATAGTCGAATCCGTTCAAATTTTCGTTGATCTGTTCGATGTTAAGGTCGTTGAATACGAATCCGGTTCGAAGAGATGGATCCAGCTCGACGAAAACGAATCTGCATGTTTTCTAGAGTTTGTTGATCGAAATGCGAAGCTGATAAAATCTATGTCTAGATTTCATTATGAAGAAAATTACGCTGTCGTAATCGATAGGATAAGCAGTGTTCAGGAACGTGCGTTGTGTATACTGGAGGCTGAATTTAAATCGATTCTCGACGATTACCAAACGTCATACGATCGAGATCAAGATAAAGATGAAGCAAAAAAGAAAGAGTTAAAGTCTTCCGCAAGCAATGTTCAAGAAGCGGTTGAGCCAGAATTACCGGATCAATCTGATGCTGAGCATGAGAAAGATGAATTTCTAGGTTATTCAGATGAGATGATGTTAGTTCTAAAAAAACTAGCTAATGGATTGATAACAGGAGGTCATGTAACAGAATGTAGTGAATTGTATTTCTTCGTTAGAAGAAACGCAACAGAACAGAATTTGAAGAATTTTCGGTTTGAGAAGTTTTCGATCGATGAAGCGCAGAAGATGCAGTGGGAGCCGATAGAGAAAGAGGTTTCGTCGTGGATGAAGATGTTCAAATACTTTTGCTCCTCGCTTTTACCTAGCGAGCGAAGGCTCGCGGAAGCTGTGTTTTCTGGCCACATGGCGATGTCGGATAACTTATTCGGAAATCTAACTCAAATTGTTCTCTCTTACTTTCTCAGTTTTGCAGAGGCAGTTATGATGACGAAACGATCCGCTGAGAAACTGTTTAAGTTTCTAGACGTTTATGAAGCTGTTAGAGATAACGTTCCGCTTGTGGAGCAGTTACTTTCGGACGAATGGCTGCCACAACTCAAATCCGCAACGTCGTTGATATGCACAATGCTTGGGGAGTCTATTTACAACATTTTTATTGAACTTGAACTCTCGGTTAAATCTGATGTGGCGAAAACACCGGTTCCAGGAGGAGCGGTGCATCCGTTAACTCGTTACACTATGAATTATCTAAAATACGCGTGCGAGTACAGCGACACGTTGGAGCAAGTGTTTAAAGAGCATAAACGGATAGACCGAGTTGAATCAGTCACTGATTTACAAAGTTCACAAGAGCACCAACCACAGAACCACCAAGGCGGGAATGGATCGCCTTTCCAATCCCAGATCGCAAAGATCATGGATCTGTTAGATGCAAACCTGGAAGCAAAATCAAAGTTGTATAAAGATCCATCATTGAGCTTGATTTTCATGATGAATAATGGGCGATACATTTTGCAGAAAACAAAGGGGACAGGAGAAATGAGAACCTTGATGGGCGATCCATGGGTCAGGAAACGGTCCTCGGATCTAAGGAACTACCACACGAATTACAAGCGAGAGACGTGGACGAAGTTGTTGCAGTGTTTGAGTCATGAAGGGTTGAGTGTGAATGGGAAAGTGATGAAGCCGGTGTTGAAAGAGAGGTTCAAGAGCTTTAATTCAATGTTTGATGAGATTCACAAATCACAAACCACTTGGGTGGTGAGTGATGAGCAGCTTCAGTCGGAATTGAGGGTGTCGATATCAGCGATAGTTATACCGGCGTATAGGTCGTTTATGGGGAGGTTCAGTCAGGTGTTTACTCCAGGGAGGCAAACGGAAAAGTATATTAAGTATCAACCAGAAGATATAGAGAATTGTATTGAGGAGCTGTTTGATGGGAATGCAGCTCAGCTAAGCAAGAAAAGATAA